From Nilaparvata lugens isolate BPH chromosome 7, ASM1435652v1, whole genome shotgun sequence, one genomic window encodes:
- the LOC111064073 gene encoding mediator of RNA polymerase II transcription subunit 18 — protein sequence MRRQMRSIFIPAPPDKCGQRQSGNHVVTNFFSLQEWGQLSSQQPPTAMDSLSVALKGNIIPNQEYLLQGSVLDSAVEILLHRLRGLCDNVDSGPETFHDHEMCFSIRPPAGPNSPQPLLLRVRRALDTQDAPWQLRYIGQPELGAPDAKSRPTIVRSSIDIGTSSTVVDFLTELGCRLDFEYIVRGYMFCKGRMKITVSKIYKMGQGKPPESLEPVSQSYLVELSVLAPSGQDAIADDMRAFADQLRPLVILEKVDYKRLPLSAMP from the exons ATGAGGCGTCAAATGCGGTCGATTTTCATTCCTGCACctcccgacaaatgcggtcagcgacagagtgg AAATCATGTTGTTactaattttttctctctccagGAATGGGGCCAGCTGTCTTCACAGCAACCGCCGACCGCTATGGACAGTTTGTCGGTTGCACTGAAAGGCAACATAATTCCCAACCAGGAGTACCTGTTGCAAGGCAGTGTGTTGGATAGTGCCGTCGAGATACTGTTACATCGACTGAGAGGACTTTGCGACAATGTCGACTCGGGACCTGAGACGTTTCACGACCATGAGATGTGTTTCAGCATAA GGCCTCCAGCAGGGCCTAACAGTCCACAACCTCTCCTACTGCGCGTGCGCCGCGCTTTGGACACACAAGACGCGCCCTGGCAGTTGCGCTACATCGGCCAACCGGAGCTGGGCGCGCCCGACGCCAAGTCGCGTCCCACCATTGTTCGCAGCAGCATCGACATCGGCACCAGCTCCACTGTTGTCGACTTCCTCACCGAGCTCGGCTGTCGGCTCGACTTCGAGTACATTGTGCGCGGCTACATGTTCTGCAAGGGTCGCATGAAGATCACCGTGTCCAAGATCTACAAGATGGGCCAG GGTAAACCTCCGGAGAGCCTGGAACCTGTCTCGCAGTCCTACCTGGTTGAGCTGAGTGTGCTCGCCCCGTCAGGTCAGGACGCCATTGCTGACGATATGCGCGCGTTTGCCGATCAACTCAGACCACTCGTCATACTGGAGAAAGTCGACTACAAGCGACTGCCCTTGTCCGCCATGCCTTAA